A genomic window from Candidatus Methylomirabilota bacterium includes:
- a CDS encoding Rieske (2Fe-2S) protein produces MAERRVASLAEVPAGRPLAVEVEGTRVVLARVGEAVYACGDVCAHRGGHLSEGKLSGPRLACPLHGWIYDVRTGQCLFPARGASVPAYPVRVDGDGVFVEVP; encoded by the coding sequence GTGGCAGAGCGGCGAGTCGCGTCCCTCGCCGAGGTGCCGGCGGGCCGGCCGCTGGCGGTGGAGGTCGAAGGGACGCGGGTCGTCCTGGCGCGCGTGGGCGAGGCGGTGTACGCCTGCGGTGACGTCTGCGCGCACCGCGGCGGGCATCTCAGCGAGGGGAAGCTCTCGGGCCCGCGCTTGGCCTGCCCGCTCCACGGGTGGATCTACGACGTGCGCACCGGCCAGTGCCTCTTCCCAGCTCGCGGCGCGAGTGTCCCGGCCTACCCGGTGCGGGTCGACGGCGACGGCGTCTTCGTGGAGGTCCCATGA
- a CDS encoding adenylate/guanylate cyclase domain-containing protein: MSCPACGQDLLPGARFCDGCGAAVEARCPACGKGQRPHARFCDACGTPLGGALTSPATGVPPAVERTTVSYTPRHLAERILTEGRAHRGERKEVTVLFVDVQGSTELAGGLDPEEFHAVMDDAFKIMLDAVHRWEGTVNQFTGDGIMALFGAPIAHEDHAQRACHAALEIRRGFVEHTARLRRDRGFGIQVRLGLNSGPVIVGAIGDDLRMDYTAQGLTTNLAARMQQAADPGSILLAPATHRLVEGYFRVRRLGTVSLRGVAGPVEAVALEAEGTVVSRLQASLRRGVSPFRGREAELAGLAEAWERASGGRGEAVCLVGEPGIGKSRLAYELRDHVGLPEPAEGAAQAYARGAAYFAFRPLLRQLAAVAPDDDLATARETLHRRLWDLSPELASFVPDVLPMLGTSCGTLVPLRDAPADGRRDRVQDAVLAWVAAECRRTPRMLLIEDVQWLDPSSEDMCRRLATAAHELPLLLLMTSRLPVGGTQLELAGVREVRLQSLGAADIEALLDAQLDPFPARETLRRAVTERAEGNPFYAEEMIRTLRERGDLRLTDGAYDLDAEAAAVVPPTLHALIAGRIDRLPPSARELIADAAVLGKRFSLAHLRALTPGERFDEDLAQVERRGLLDRDTGSGIAAIRFHHILTQEVAYGTLLQADRRARHRRAAEMFESLYRGRTEEVCDQLAHHWVRSDGSVAALPYLTIAADGAVAMGANLEAITHLQTALELATVHTGAVTPPQRDALRLKLAGLHFIVGER; encoded by the coding sequence GATGGTTGCGGCGCCGCCGTCGAGGCGCGGTGCCCGGCCTGCGGCAAGGGCCAGCGCCCGCACGCGAGGTTCTGCGACGCCTGCGGCACGCCCCTCGGTGGCGCCTTGACCTCCCCGGCCACCGGCGTCCCCCCGGCCGTCGAGCGCACCACGGTCTCCTACACGCCGCGCCACCTCGCCGAGCGCATCCTGACCGAGGGGCGCGCGCACCGCGGCGAGCGCAAGGAAGTGACTGTGCTCTTCGTGGACGTGCAGGGCTCGACGGAGCTGGCCGGGGGGCTCGATCCCGAGGAGTTCCACGCAGTCATGGACGACGCGTTCAAGATCATGCTCGACGCCGTCCATCGCTGGGAGGGCACCGTCAATCAGTTCACCGGCGATGGGATCATGGCGCTGTTCGGCGCGCCCATCGCCCACGAGGACCATGCCCAGCGGGCTTGCCACGCGGCGCTGGAGATCCGGCGCGGCTTCGTGGAGCACACGGCACGCCTGCGACGCGACCGGGGCTTCGGCATCCAGGTCCGGCTTGGCCTGAACAGCGGACCCGTCATCGTCGGCGCGATCGGCGACGACCTCCGGATGGACTACACGGCTCAGGGACTGACCACCAACCTCGCCGCGCGCATGCAGCAGGCCGCCGACCCGGGCTCGATCCTGCTGGCGCCGGCGACGCACCGGTTGGTGGAGGGCTACTTCCGTGTCCGGCGGCTGGGAACCGTCAGCCTGCGCGGCGTGGCCGGGCCCGTCGAAGCGGTCGCGCTCGAGGCCGAGGGCACGGTGGTGTCGCGCCTGCAGGCCTCGCTGCGCCGCGGCGTGTCGCCCTTCCGCGGGCGCGAGGCCGAGCTCGCGGGACTCGCTGAGGCCTGGGAGCGCGCCAGCGGAGGGCGCGGCGAGGCCGTCTGCCTGGTGGGCGAGCCCGGAATCGGCAAGTCCCGGCTCGCCTACGAGCTCCGGGACCACGTCGGCCTGCCCGAGCCGGCGGAGGGCGCGGCCCAGGCATATGCTCGGGGAGCCGCCTACTTTGCCTTTCGCCCGCTCCTGCGGCAGCTGGCCGCTGTTGCGCCGGACGACGATCTCGCGACCGCGCGCGAGACGCTGCACCGTCGCCTCTGGGATCTGTCGCCGGAGCTGGCGTCGTTCGTACCGGACGTCCTGCCGATGCTTGGCACGTCTTGTGGGACCCTCGTCCCGCTCAGGGACGCGCCAGCCGACGGACGCCGTGACCGCGTGCAGGACGCGGTGCTGGCGTGGGTGGCCGCTGAGTGCCGGCGCACGCCGCGCATGCTGCTGATCGAGGACGTCCAGTGGCTCGACCCATCCTCCGAGGACATGTGCCGCCGGCTTGCCACCGCCGCCCACGAGCTCCCGCTGCTCCTGCTGATGACGTCGCGACTGCCCGTCGGCGGCACCCAGCTCGAGCTGGCCGGCGTGCGCGAGGTCCGACTCCAGTCACTGGGTGCGGCGGACATCGAGGCGCTCCTGGACGCGCAGCTCGATCCCTTCCCCGCCCGCGAGACCCTGCGCCGGGCCGTGACCGAGCGCGCGGAGGGCAATCCCTTCTACGCGGAGGAGATGATCCGGACGCTCCGGGAGCGCGGCGATCTGAGGTTGACCGACGGCGCCTACGATCTCGACGCAGAGGCCGCCGCCGTCGTTCCTCCCACCCTGCACGCCCTGATCGCGGGGCGCATCGATCGACTGCCTCCGTCCGCGCGCGAGCTGATCGCGGACGCCGCCGTACTCGGCAAGCGGTTCTCGCTGGCCCATCTCCGGGCGCTGACGCCGGGCGAGCGGTTCGATGAGGACCTGGCGCAGGTCGAGCGGCGCGGGCTCCTCGACCGCGACACCGGGAGTGGCATCGCCGCGATCCGCTTCCATCACATCCTTACCCAGGAGGTCGCCTACGGCACGCTGCTCCAGGCCGACCGCCGGGCCCGCCACCGCCGCGCCGCCGAGATGTTCGAGTCGCTCTACCGGGGCCGGACCGAGGAGGTCTGCGATCAGCTCGCTCATCACTGGGTCCGGAGCGACGGGTCGGTGGCCGCCTTGCCCTATCTGACGATCGCCGCCGATGGCGCCGTGGCGATGGGCGCCAACCTCGAGGCCATCACGCATCTGCAAACCGCGCTGGAGCTGGCAACGGTCCACACGGGCGCCGTCACCCCGCCCCAGCGTGACGCCCTCCGCCTCAAGCTGGCCGGCCTGCACTTCATCGTCGGCGAGCGCTGA
- a CDS encoding heme-binding protein, producing the protein MITVKRLTLEDAKVMLEAAERRAHEIGVTETICVCDDGGHPIALHRMTGARLTGVEIAIAKAFTAAGHRRPTHRFNEPPGGPALPGNEAFGIHAMHPGKFAIFVGGFPVEVDGEVVGGIGVSGGNGEQDTQVAEAALEALRRTLAGPRP; encoded by the coding sequence ATGATCACCGTGAAGCGCCTCACCCTCGAGGACGCCAAGGTCATGCTGGAGGCGGCCGAACGGCGGGCCCACGAGATCGGGGTCACCGAGACGATCTGCGTCTGCGACGATGGGGGCCATCCCATCGCGCTACACCGGATGACGGGCGCCCGGCTCACCGGGGTCGAGATCGCCATCGCCAAGGCCTTCACCGCGGCGGGACACCGCCGGCCCACTCATCGCTTCAACGAGCCCCCCGGCGGGCCCGCGCTACCCGGGAACGAAGCCTTCGGCATCCATGCGATGCACCCCGGCAAGTTCGCGATCTTCGTGGGCGGGTTCCCGGTGGAGGTGGATGGTGAGGTCGTGGGCGGGATCGGGGTGAGCGGGGGCAATGGCGAGCAGGATACCCAGGTGGCCGAGGCCGCCCTGGAGGCCCTGCGGCGGACGCTGGCCGGCCCCCGGCCCTGA
- a CDS encoding iron-containing redox enzyme family protein, translating to MTTATPFRTRLESAVNARHSRMNPFTEKWVNGELTRAQLASWVCQHYQYVSQFPRWCATIYGNCPDADARDFLLENIIEEESGTKHVDLLIRFGEACGVSRAEIEGTRQLASTRGLTAWCFETSRKPFHVAAAGLLVGLESQVPGIYKRNLPPLTTHYGFSDHEVEFFAIHIEADEVHGERGYQIVEQHASTPERQTEAAEAVREATEMRWQYMTGLHRAFVLKEDA from the coding sequence ATGACCACCGCCACCCCCTTCCGCACGAGGCTCGAGAGCGCCGTCAACGCCCGCCACAGCCGCATGAACCCGTTCACCGAGAAATGGGTCAACGGCGAGCTGACGCGCGCCCAACTGGCCTCCTGGGTCTGCCAGCACTACCAGTACGTCTCGCAGTTCCCGCGCTGGTGCGCCACCATCTATGGCAACTGTCCCGACGCCGACGCGCGCGACTTCCTGCTCGAGAACATCATCGAGGAGGAGTCGGGCACCAAGCACGTCGACCTCCTGATCCGCTTCGGCGAGGCCTGCGGCGTGAGCCGCGCCGAGATCGAGGGGACGCGGCAGCTCGCGAGCACGCGTGGGCTCACCGCCTGGTGCTTCGAGACGTCCCGGAAGCCCTTCCACGTCGCGGCGGCGGGACTCCTGGTCGGCCTCGAGTCGCAAGTCCCGGGCATCTACAAGCGGAATCTGCCGCCCCTCACGACGCACTACGGCTTCTCCGACCACGAGGTGGAGTTCTTCGCCATCCATATCGAGGCCGACGAGGTGCACGGCGAGCGCGGTTACCAGATCGTCGAGCAGCATGCCTCCACTCCGGAGCGGCAGACGGAGGCGGCCGAGGCGGTGCGCGAGGCCACCGAGATGCGCTGGCAGTACATGACGGGACTCCATCGCGCCTTCGTCCTCAAGGAGGACGCCTAG
- a CDS encoding GntR family transcriptional regulator, with protein MKPRAYLADSVYTALRQALVAGEFDAGEPLTEHELSRRFKVSRTPIREALAKLERDHLVRVVPKKGAFVRTVSHDEIRELYQIREALEALTVRLAAPRVDREVLAGFEARFRELERRPTPPRYTEVRPLGDEFHAFLVKQAGNDKLAAMLDQIRGQLRSVWTMSILGPRRLTGLIHEHLALIRALQADDVRRAERLMTAHVRRVRDTIFRLLD; from the coding sequence GTGAAGCCCCGAGCGTATCTGGCGGACTCGGTGTACACGGCGCTGCGGCAGGCGCTCGTCGCGGGGGAGTTCGATGCAGGCGAGCCCTTGACCGAGCACGAGCTATCGCGCCGCTTCAAGGTGAGCCGCACGCCCATCCGCGAGGCCCTCGCCAAGCTCGAGCGCGATCACCTGGTCCGGGTCGTCCCTAAGAAGGGCGCCTTCGTCCGCACCGTCTCGCACGACGAGATCCGGGAGCTCTACCAGATCCGCGAGGCCCTGGAGGCGCTCACCGTGCGCCTGGCCGCACCGCGGGTGGACCGGGAAGTCCTCGCCGGCTTCGAGGCCCGGTTCCGCGAGCTGGAGCGCCGCCCCACCCCGCCCCGCTACACCGAGGTCCGTCCGCTCGGCGACGAGTTCCACGCCTTCCTGGTCAAGCAGGCGGGCAATGACAAGCTCGCCGCCATGCTCGACCAGATCCGCGGCCAGCTCCGCTCGGTGTGGACGATGTCAATCCTCGGCCCCCGCCGCCTGACCGGGCTCATCCACGAGCACCTCGCCCTGATCCGTGCGCTCCAGGCGGATGACGTCCGCCGCGCCGAGCGCCTCATGACCGCGCATGTCCGCCGGGTTCGCGATACCATCTTCCGACTGCTGGACTGA